A stretch of Faecalibacterium duncaniae DNA encodes these proteins:
- a CDS encoding LacI family DNA-binding transcriptional regulator has product MVTIKQIAQEVGISSSTVSIVLGGKAAERKISTATQEKIFAAAARLGYQPNMAARSLRGGSGANELVVAMFWAQDFRASMMLRFWDGLRAEIEKTARPVRLVIYPYVNDHLKESEALTSGANCHAAIICNASYADLQFLEDTQLPIPVVLYNRVCNGYCSVNVDDLKMGALAARAFADQGCKTAAVLTSSPVFEGMENRMHGFRLEGEQHGLTILANRYCDNSIRGGYEAVSHRLRHEWKQQLPDAVFCGSSAIAHGALRAFCEAGYIGEKLPRLIAVGNGPEESDAFSIPSLSVVYLPMEDMARECIQLVLGQLDGRIATPESRLLPIEYVPRESCGPLTEYAAQ; this is encoded by the coding sequence ATGGTTACGATCAAGCAGATCGCGCAGGAGGTCGGGATCTCGTCCAGTACGGTCAGCATTGTTTTGGGCGGCAAGGCGGCAGAGCGGAAGATCAGCACGGCCACGCAGGAAAAAATTTTTGCGGCGGCGGCACGGCTTGGCTACCAGCCCAATATGGCCGCCCGGAGTCTGCGGGGCGGCAGCGGTGCCAATGAGCTGGTGGTGGCCATGTTCTGGGCACAGGATTTCCGAGCCAGCATGATGCTCCGCTTCTGGGATGGTCTGCGGGCCGAGATCGAAAAAACAGCACGTCCGGTGCGGCTGGTCATCTATCCGTATGTCAACGACCACCTGAAGGAAAGCGAGGCACTGACCAGTGGCGCAAACTGCCATGCGGCCATCATCTGCAATGCGTCCTATGCGGACCTGCAGTTTTTGGAGGACACGCAGCTGCCAATCCCGGTGGTACTGTACAACCGTGTTTGCAATGGGTATTGCAGCGTCAATGTGGATGATCTGAAGATGGGTGCTCTGGCGGCGCGGGCTTTTGCCGATCAGGGATGCAAGACGGCGGCAGTTCTGACGAGCAGCCCGGTCTTTGAGGGGATGGAAAACCGGATGCATGGGTTCCGGCTGGAAGGGGAGCAACACGGGTTGACGATCCTGGCCAACCGGTATTGTGATAACAGCATACGAGGCGGTTACGAGGCGGTTTCGCATCGGCTGCGGCATGAGTGGAAGCAGCAGCTGCCGGACGCAGTGTTCTGCGGTTCCTCGGCCATTGCGCATGGTGCGTTGCGGGCTTTTTGTGAGGCCGGATATATCGGCGAAAAGCTGCCCCGGCTGATCGCTGTAGGCAACGGCCCGGAGGAATCCGATGCTTTTTCGATCCCGAGCCTGAGCGTGGTCTATCTGCCCATGGAGGATATGGCGCGGGAGTGTATCCAGCTGGTGCTGGGGCAGCTGGACGGTCGGATTGCCACGCCGGAAAGCCGACTGCTGCCGATCGAGTATGTTCCCAGGGAGAGCTGCGGGCCGCTGACAGAATACGCCGCACAATAA